A window of the Candida orthopsilosis Co 90-125, chromosome 1 draft sequence genome harbors these coding sequences:
- a CDS encoding Sec17 protein (S. cerevisiae homolog SEC17 has soluble NSF attachment protein activity, ATPase activator activity and has role in vesicle fusion with Golgi apparatus, vacuole fusion, non-autophagic, SNARE complex disassembly, autophagy), producing MSDPKQLIAEAEKLLKPQSGFFSFISGSSQSIRKEDATDLYIQAANSYRLKKDFNQAGNQFMKAAEVQQSLSNHNDAANHLVEAYKCYKSTSPTNAIGALSQAIHIFLTQNGQFRRAANFTMDLAELYENVGDTANAIKSYEQAGDYFTTDNAEALSNKAFLKCADLSAASNEYKKAIELYDIVIKNSLNNSLTKWSLKDYFFKSLLCVLCTEDVVETEKRMEKYSQDDPNWPETRECKLIVGLLESINNGDVEDYSDKVFDYDKFSKLDKLKTQLLLKIKTSVVENDEVDIL from the coding sequence ATGTCAGACCCAAAACAATTGATCGCCGAGGCAGAGAAGCTACTTAAACCCCAACTGGGTTTTTTTCTGTTCATTTCTGGCTCGTCGCAATCTATTCGTAAAGAGGACGCAACTGATTTATATATTCAGGCGGCCAATAGCTATagattgaagaaagatTTCAACCAGGCTGGAAATCAATTCATGAAAGCAGCAGAAGTACAACAAAGCTTGAGTAATCATAATGATGCTGCTAACCATTTGGTGGAAGCTTACAAGTGTTACAAGTCAACTTCTCCCACGAATGCCATTGGTGCCTTGTCGCAAGCAATTCACATTTTTTTGACCCAAAATGGGCAATTTAGAAGAGCTGCAAACTTTACCATGGACTTGGCTGAATTGTATGAGAATGTTGGGGATACAGCAAATGCCATCAAGAGTTACGAGCAGGCTGGTGACTACTTTACTACAGACAATGCTGAAGCTCTCTCAAATAAAGCTTTCCTTAAATGTGCAGACTTGTCAGCAGCGAGCAACGAATATAAAAAGGCTATTGAACTATACGACATTGTGATTAAAAATCTGTTGAATAATTCATTGACAAAATGGAGTTTAAAAGActactttttcaaatctttgtTGTGTGTGTTGTGCACGGAAGATGTGGTAGAAACAGAGAAGAGGATGGAAAAGTATTCACAAGACGATCCTAATTGGCCAGAAACTAGAGAGTGCAAATTAATTGTGGGGTTGTTGGAAAGTATCAACAACGGCGATGTGGAGGACTATTCCGATAAAGTGTTTGACTATGACAAATTCAGCAAGCTTGATAAGTTAAAGACCCAATTGCTattaaaaattaaaacatCAGTTGTTGAGAATGATGAGGTTGATATTTTATAG
- a CDS encoding Nnf1 protein (S. cerevisiae homolog NNF1 has role chromosome segregation and localizes to nuclear MIS12/MIND type complex, spindle pole), with protein sequence MSSTPRVRFQRLQVLGRRAVEEVLKTSFSEEQVKQCYPNIVESEAGAAKLETGITRLQEYLHDSTVTEFNHIYDENSLPQKLDELDELIHSAQERERKGGHVNEEKQVEIEKLPADDIMSSMVLSEKKDVLGKLRLIYEQLCNDNDEMLRSLDEKSKENETFAGKIFEIWEPILRQQDVIQRGSIQNDKSLYMSTK encoded by the coding sequence ATGAGTTCGACACCCAGAGTTAGATTCCAGCGACTTCAAGTGCTTGGTAGAAGAGCAGTTGAAGAGGTACTCAAAACATCATTTTCCGAAGAGCAAGTCAAACAATGCTATCCCAATATCGTTGAGTCAGAGGCAGGTGCAGCGAAATTGGAAACTGGGATAACGCGGCTTCAGGAATATCTTCATGATAGCACTGTAACAGAATTCAATCACATATATGATGAAAACTCTTTACCACAGAAGTTGGATGAGTTAGACGAACTTATACACCTGGCCCAAGAGAGGGAACGAAAAGGTGGACACGTGAATGAAGAGAAACAAGtagagattgaaaaattgcCAGCGGATGATATCATGAGTTCAATGGTGCTCAGTGAGAAGAAGGATGTCTTGGGAAAGTTGAGACTAATTTATGAACAGTTGTGCAATGATAATGACGAAATGCTACGATCCTTGGAtgagaaatcaaaagaaaatgaaactTTTGCTGGTAAGATTTTCGAAATTTGGGAACCTATACTACGCCAGCAAGATGTGATACAAAGGGGTTCAATACAAAATGACAAGTCTTTATACATGTCCACCAAATAA
- a CDS encoding Mrps28 protein (S. cerevisiae homolog MRPS28 is structural constituent of mitochondrial small ribosomal subunit): protein MYKLPSRWFSIGRPLLSQTGSLKSISLGPKLAAKQFIDPGTPQKKEKKLRRREKRLKKQIIRDVNTLKQYEAKNVPFQVDPVLGDPQCQFFSRIMQKVEDQDTNLANEVDRSEMEKLLYAAEKLSLENSSSNEEIRREVQQVEENKRKAVLTILNLKNTNNQDKKKLAIKYAREELQREPGDTASPEVQAAVMTVKIHFGMRHVKENKNDHATTKIVRELVQYRQKILRYLKRQDPKKYYYAIAKLGLTDDVITAEFNMGRQYLQEYKVWGDKILVKETQSTKRKNLRIKKLRDRVSEYHDLAKRNYEIMQKENLI, encoded by the coding sequence ATGTATAAGTTGCCCTCTCGTTGGTTTTCCATAGGGAGACCCTTACTATCTCAGACAGGttcattgaaaagtatAAGTCTTGGTCCAAAGCTTGCCGCGAAGCAATTTATAGATCCTGGAACCCCtcaaaagaaggaaaagaagttgagAAGAAGGGAGAAAAGATtaaagaaacaaatcatACGAGATGTCAACACCTTGAAGCAGTATGAAGCAAAGAATGTTCCCTTTCAGGTAGATCCTGTCTTGGGTGACCCtcaatgtcaatttttctCCCGAATTATgcaaaaagttgaagatcAGGACACAAATTTGGCTAATGAGGTTGATCGTTCAGAAATGGAGAAGCTCTTGTACGCAGCAGAGAAGTTGTCTCTTGAAAACTCATCAAGCAATGAAGAAATACGCCGAGAGGTACAACAAGTCGAAGAAAATAAAAGGAAAGCTGTGTTGactattttgaatttgaaaaataccaacaaccaagacaagaagaaattggcaATCAAGTATGCGCGTGAGGAATTACAAAGAGAACCTGGTGACACTGCATCCCCAGAAGTTCAGGCAGCCGTGATGACGGTCAAGATCCATTTTGGAATGAGACACGTAAAGGAGAACAAGAATGACCATGCCACTACAAAAATCGTCCGTGAATTGGTTCAGTATAGGCAGAAGATATTGCGTTATTTGAAAAGACAGGATCCCAAAAAATATTATTATGCAATCGCAAAGTTGGGTTTGACTGATGATGTTATTACCGCCGAGTTCAACATGGGAAGACAATACTTACAAGAATACAAGGTATGGGGTGACAAGATATTGGTCAAGGAAACTCAAAGCACCAAGAGGAAGAACTTGAGAATAAAGAAACTTCGGGATAGAGTCAGCGAGTATCATGATTTGGCCAAAAGAAATTACGAAATCATGCAAAAGGAGAATCTTATTTAG